TCGGTCGACGGCGGTCAGCGGTTGTTGAACACGTGCTTGCGGTAGGCCCAGAAACGGAAGCCGGACGCGAGCACCAGGCCGACGCCGTTGGCGGCGATGTTGTCGGCGATCGGTGAGGTGAAGCCCAGCAGGTAGTGGGAGACCCAGAGGCAGCCGAGGGCGATGCCCATGCCGATCAGCGCGACGCCGCAGAACCAGGCGAACTCGTGGTGCTTCTCTTCCCGGCGAGTCTGACGGAAAGTCCAGTAACGGTTGCCCGTCCAGGCGACGACCGTCGCGGCGAACGACGACAACACCTTGGCCAGCAGCACGTATTCGTGCATCACGCCCTCGCCGCCCGGTCCGGCGAAGCGCAGCACGTTGAAGCCGCCGACGTCGACGATGAGCCCGAGCAGGCCGATGGCCCCGAACCTCATCAGCTGCGGTGCGAGCGCCACCAAGCGAGCCCAGAGCGAGCGCTGCACGGGGGTCTGGTTCACGGTCGCGAGCTTCCTTCGGGGGCGGATAGGCGCGGCAACCCTAGCAACCGGCCTCGTCCGGATCGGCGGGTCGACTCCCCGGAGCGGCGGTGGCGGGTCCTCGAATGAAACGGGCTGCCCGAACCGTGATCTGCCGATTGTGCTGAAACGTGGCACACCGGCCGGCCTTTGCCACTAGCGTCCGCCATGCTCAGCGGTTCGTCACGGTCAGGGATGACGACCGCTCAAGGGAAAGCGAACCTCATGCGTACCAAGAAACTCGCCACCGTCGTCGTCTCGATCATCGCTGCCACGTCCTTCCTCGCCGCCACCCCGGACGCCGGGGCGACCGCGTCCGACCCCACCGGCAAGTACCACCCGGTGACGCCCTCGCGCATCGCCGACAGTCGCACCGGCTGGGCGCTACCGATGGGCGGGGTGCGGCGGGACACGTCCGCTTCGCTGGCGGTGGCCGGCCGCGGCGGGGTCCCGGGTTCCGGGGTGCAGGCGGTCGTCGTCAACATCACCGCGATCGACCCGACGTCCGGCGGTTGGGTGACCGCGTACGCGGGCGGCGCGACGAAGCCGTGGACCTCCGTTCTCACCTACCCGAAGGGCTGGACCGGCGCGACGACGGCCACGGTCCCGGTCGGTGCGGACGGGACGATTCGACTCGCCGCCGGAGGCGCATCGGTGCAGTTGGCCGTCGACGTGCTCGGCTGGTTCGCCGCTTCGTCCTCGACCGTCGCCGCGGGATCGCTCTACACCGTCAACCAGCCCGAGCGTTGGTTCGACAGCCGCTACGAGGTCGGTGGCTCCCGTCTCGCGCCGGGTGAGGGTATCGGAATCCCGTTGTCGCTCAACGAATCCGGCGGCCGTCGCCTGACCGCCATGCAGTTCAACATGACCGCCACCGGCGGATACGACAGGGGCTGGTTCACCGCGTGGAGCGGTGCGGGCGAGCCGCCGTCGACCTCGTCGGTGAACTTCGTCGAGGCGGAGACCTCGGCCAATCTGGTCACCGTCCCCGTCCGCCGTATCGGTGCCGACTCCGCCAGGCCCGGCTACGGCCAATACGCGGTGCACTTCGAGAACACCTCGAACTCCAGCGCGCACCTGATCCTGGACGCGGTCGGCAGCTTCGTCACCGACCCGGGGAACGTCGGCACCGTGCGGGTGCCGGTCGGGCCGACCCGCATCGGCGACACCCGCACCGGGTTGCGCTTCCCGCAGGCAAAGGTCGGCGCGCAGCAGACCGTCAGTGCCGCGGTTCCGAGCACGGTCGACTCCGACCGAACGCATTCCTTCGAGGGCGTCCTCACCGCCGCGAACCCCACCCGGGCGACCTTCCTCACCCTCTTCGGCGCCGGCGAGGCCAGGCCGACGACCAGCACGCTGAACACGAAGGCGGCACACAACCGCTCGAACTCCTTCGTCTCCATCCCCGGTTGCCTGACCCCGTCCGGCGCGACGACGTGCACGCCAGGGCTGTCGGTCTTCAATCAGAGCGGTTCGGTCGACCTCGTCCTCGACATCACCGGACGCTTCGAGTTGACCGACGAGGCCATCGCGCAGGTCAAGACCCAGTCACCGGCTCGCAGCGGTGCAGCGCCGTCGCTCGCTCCGGTCGCCGGCAAACCCCACATCCTCAACTGAGCAATCAACCCAACCCTCGAGAAGAGATCAACATGAAGCTCTCCACAGTCGTCTCCGTCTGCACCGCGGCCGTGCTCACCGGCACCGTCTTGACGGCCGCGCCGGCACAGGCTGCCGGCGCCGAGAACTCCGGTACCTACTACAACGCCACCCCCGGTCGCATCGCTGATTCGCGGTATGGCACCGGCGGCATGCCGAAGGCGCGGCTGGTGACCGGATCATCGGTCTCGATCCCCGTCCTGGGTCGCTCGGGCGTGCCCGCCACCGGGGTGTCGGCCGTCGTCGTCAACCTGACCGCGATCAAGACCTCCACCTCCGGCTGGGTGACGGCGTACGCGTCGCGCACCGCCAAGCCGAATACCTCGAGCCTGAACTTCGGTGCGAACTGGACCGGAGCGACGACGTCCACCGTCGACGTCGGCGCCGACGGACGGATCAAGCTGGACGTCACCGGATCGCTCGACCTGGCTGTCGACATCATCGGCTATTACGGCAGCGCGTCCGGAACCGGTGCCGCCGGTGCGTCTTTCGTCCCGATGGACGGCACGAGGATGGTCGACACCCGCGAGACGGTCGCACTGCGTCCGGGACAGTCGGTGCGGGTGTCCTTGGGGGATTGGGACACGACCGACGCAATGGTGCCGCGCGCCGTCCGTACGAACGTCACCGCCCTGTCGTCCTCGGCGTCCGGTTGGCTGGCGACCTGGAGCGGCGTGGGGGCGGCTCCCGCGACCTCGACTGTCAACGTCGTGAAGGGAGAGGTCTCGCCCAACTCGACGGTCGTCGCGCTGAGCAAGGACAGCGCCGGAGAATACGGGTTCACCGTCAAGAACACCTCGAACACCACGATGCATGCACTCGTCGACATCGAGGGTCTGTACGTCACGTCGACCGACGGGCCCTTCTCGGTGCGCATCCCCACCGGACCCTCGCGGATCATCGACACCCGGTACGGCGTCGGCGCACCCAAGGCGAAGGTGGCCGCCGGACGAACCATCCGTCAGGCCGCACCGCAGCTGGACTGGATCTTCCCGCTCGGCTTCGAGGGCACCATCACCGGTGCCGCGCCGCTCGGTACGACCTGGCTCACCGCGTGGGGCGGTGACCCGTACCGTCCGACGACGTCCAGCCTCAACCTGGTCAAGGGCGTCAACCGGGCCAACGGGATGACGCTTTCCTACGGCATGCAGACCGAGGACTCCGACCCGGGCTTCGCGATCTACAACGCCGCCGCGGCCACCGACGTCATCGTCGACCGCACCGCGTACTTCGGCCTCACCATCGACCTGCCCGCGTTCGCGGCCAAGCAGAAGGCGGCCGAGCAGGTCGTCGCTCGAGCGGCAGCCCGCCCGACGCGCTGATCGTTCTGCCGCGAAGTGGCTGCCCCGGAGCTCCGGGGCAGCCACTTCTGCATGATTTGGACGCATTCGGTGTGCCCGGTAGTCTTGACGCTCGTGCGTGGGCTCTGCCCTGCCTTCGGTATCGGCCCCAGGTCGCGCCGGGTTCACCAGGCCCACCACACGCTCTCGCCGGGCAGTCGCCTGTTCGCATCATTGCAGTGCGAAAGTGCGGGGGAGAGCGCCGCTTCGACACTCCCGACCTCGGGTTGTGGCGGGCGGTCAATCCAAGGAGTTCGGCCGGTGTGCGTCATGGGCGCGATCGAGCAGACAAGACTACGAATCAGTACGGAGAACAGGTTGCCTACTATCAACCAGCTCGTCCGTAAGGGTCGGCAGGACAAGACCACCAAGGTCACCACGCCGGCACTTAAGGGCAGCCCCCAGCGACGCGGTGTTTGCACCCGCGTCTACACCACCACCCCGAAGAAGCCGAACTCGGCGCTGCGCAAGGTCGCTCGTGTGAAGCTGACCTCCGGCATCGAGGTCACCGCGTACATCCCGGGTGTGGGCCACAACCTGCAGGAGCACTCGATCGTGCTCGTGCGCGGCGGCCGTGTGAAGGACCTTCCCGGTGTCCGCTACAAGATCATCCGCGGCGCCCTCGACACGCAGGGCGTGAAGGGCCGCAACCAGGCTCGTTCCCGTTACGGCGCGAAGAAGGAGAAGAAGTAATGCCTCGTAAGGGCCCTGCTCCGAAGCGCCCCCTCGTCGTCGACCCGGTCTACGGTTCGCCGGTCGTGACCCAGTTGGTCAACAAGATCCTGCTGGACGGCAAGAAGTCCATCGCCGAGCGCATCGTCTACGGCGCGCTCGAGGGCTGCCGTGAGAAGACGGGCACCGACCCGGTCGTCACGCTGAAGCGTGCGCTCGACAACATCAAGCCGAGCCTCGAGGTGAAGTCCCGCCGCGTCGGTGGTGCCACCTACCAGGTTCCGGTCGAGGTCAAGCCGGGCCGCGCCACCACGCTGTCCATGCGTTGGTTGGTCGGCTACAGCCGTCAGCGTCGCGAGAAGACGATGACCGAGCGCCTCATGAACGAGATCCTGGACGCGTCCAACGGTCTCGGTGCCGCCGTCAAGCGTCGTGAAGACACGCACAAGATGGCCGAGTCGAACCGCGCGTTCGCTCACTACCGCTGGTAATCCCCGTCGGTGCGTGGGGCAGCTATCCGCCTCACGCACCAGGGGTGCACCTGATGCACCACCCGCCGGGTCCGCCCGGCACCCCAGAACTCATCTCCTAACTCGGGATACCGAGAGAACGAGGCAGACACCGTGGCACAGGACGTGCTGACCGACCTGAAGAAGGTCCGCAACATCGGCATCATGGCGCACATCGACGCCGGTAAGACCACGACGACCGAGCGGATCCTGTTCTACACCGGCGTCAACCACAAGATCGGTGAGACCCACGACGGTGCGTCGACCACCGACTGGATGGAGCAGGAGAAGGAGCGTGGCATCACGATCACCTCCGCTGCTGTGACCTCTTTCTGGGAGGGCACCCAGATCAACATCATCGACACCCCGGGTCACGTCGACTTCACCGTCGAGGTGGAGCGTTCGCTGCGCGTCCTGGACGGCGCCGTTGCCGTGTTCGACGGCAAGGAGGGCGTCGAGCCCCAGTCCGAGACCGTCTGGCGCCAGGCCGACAAGTACGACGTCCCGCGCGTCTGCTTCGTCAACAAGATGGACAAGATGGGTGCCGACTTCTACTTCACCGTGCAGACGGTCATCGACCGCCTCGGCGCGGAGCCGCTCGTGCTCCAGCTGCCGATCGGTTCGGAGTCCGACTTCATCGGTGTCGTCGACCTGCTCTACATGCGTGCACTCGTGTGGCCGGGCGACGCCAAGGGTGACGTCACCATGGGCGCGAAGTACGAGGTCCAGGAGATCCCGGCCGACATGCAGGCGAAGGCGGAGGAGTACCGCAACCGCATCGTCGAGCGCGTCGCCGAGGCTGACGACGACCTGATGGAGAAGTACCTCGGTGGCGAGGAACTCACCATCGACGAGCTGAAGGCCGGCATCCGTAAGCTGACCGTCAACTCCGAGGTCTACCCGATCCTGTGTGGCTCGGCCTTCAAGAACCGCGGTGTGCAGCCGATGCTGGACGCCGTCGTCGACTACCTGCCGTCGCCGCTCGACGTGCCGCCGATGATCGGCCACAAGCCGGGCGACGAGGAGACCGAGATCACCCGCGAGCCGTCCAAGGACGCTCCGTTCTCGGCCCTGGCGTTCAAGGTCGCCGCGCACCCGTTCTTCGGTTCGCTCACCTTCATCCGTGTGTACTCCGGACGCATCGCCGCCGGCTCCGCCGTGGTCAACACGACCAAGGGCAAGAAGGAGCGCGTCGGCAAGCTGTTCCAGATGCACGCCAACAAGGAGAACCCGGTCGACGAGGCCGTGGCGGGTCACATCTACGCCGCCAT
This is a stretch of genomic DNA from Yimella lutea. It encodes these proteins:
- a CDS encoding GtrA family protein — encoded protein: MNQTPVQRSLWARLVALAPQLMRFGAIGLLGLIVDVGGFNVLRFAGPGGEGVMHEYVLLAKVLSSFAATVVAWTGNRYWTFRQTRREEKHHEFAWFCGVALIGMGIALGCLWVSHYLLGFTSPIADNIAANGVGLVLASGFRFWAYRKHVFNNR
- the rpsL gene encoding 30S ribosomal protein S12; translation: MPTINQLVRKGRQDKTTKVTTPALKGSPQRRGVCTRVYTTTPKKPNSALRKVARVKLTSGIEVTAYIPGVGHNLQEHSIVLVRGGRVKDLPGVRYKIIRGALDTQGVKGRNQARSRYGAKKEKK
- the rpsG gene encoding 30S ribosomal protein S7, with the translated sequence MPRKGPAPKRPLVVDPVYGSPVVTQLVNKILLDGKKSIAERIVYGALEGCREKTGTDPVVTLKRALDNIKPSLEVKSRRVGGATYQVPVEVKPGRATTLSMRWLVGYSRQRREKTMTERLMNEILDASNGLGAAVKRREDTHKMAESNRAFAHYRW
- the fusA gene encoding elongation factor G translates to MAQDVLTDLKKVRNIGIMAHIDAGKTTTTERILFYTGVNHKIGETHDGASTTDWMEQEKERGITITSAAVTSFWEGTQINIIDTPGHVDFTVEVERSLRVLDGAVAVFDGKEGVEPQSETVWRQADKYDVPRVCFVNKMDKMGADFYFTVQTVIDRLGAEPLVLQLPIGSESDFIGVVDLLYMRALVWPGDAKGDVTMGAKYEVQEIPADMQAKAEEYRNRIVERVAEADDDLMEKYLGGEELTIDELKAGIRKLTVNSEVYPILCGSAFKNRGVQPMLDAVVDYLPSPLDVPPMIGHKPGDEETEITREPSKDAPFSALAFKVAAHPFFGSLTFIRVYSGRIAAGSAVVNTTKGKKERVGKLFQMHANKENPVDEAVAGHIYAAIGLKDTTTGDTLSDPSEQIVLESMTFPEPVIHVAIEPKTKGDQEKLGTAIQRLAQEDPTFSVHLDEETGQTVIGGMGELHLDILVDRMKREFKVEANVGAPQVAYRETIRRSVEKFDYTHKKQTGGSGQFAKVQISIAPLDTAEGELYEFDNAVTGGRVPREYIPSVDHGIQDAMQLGILAGYPVVGVKATLVDGAYHDVDSSEMAFKIAGSMAFKEAARKADPCLLEPMMAVEVRTPEDYMGDVIGDLNSRRGQIQAMEDVSGAKVVRAVVPLSEMFGYVGDLRSKTQGRANYTMQFDSYAEVPRNVAEEIIKKVRGE